The genomic segment CTAATATAGTTAAAAAATTAACCAATAAAGACTTAGAAAAAGAGTTAGAGTTAAATGTGGTAACACCCAATAAAAAAGGAGTTTATAGGCTTTGTTTTAGCATTATGTCTGGAGATTTACCACATAGTATAAATAGTGAAAAATACAAAATAGAAATTCGATAAAATATGCCCATAATAAAACCCATAAACGGAAAAGCCCCACAAATACCAGAAGACTGTTTTGTCGCAGAAAATGCCACAATTCTTGGAGAAGTTTTACTAGGTAAAGAATGTTCCATTTGGTACAATGCTGTAATTCGAGGTGATGTACATTACATTAAAATTGGAAATAAAGTAAACATACAAGATGGAGCTGTAATCCATGCAACGTATAAAAAATCGCCAACAACAATTGGCAATAATGTTTCTATAGGGCACAATGCAATTGTACATGGTTGTACAATTCACGATAATGTTTTGGTAGGCATGGGTTCTATTATTATGGACGATTGTATTGTAGAATCGAATTCGATTATTGCAGCAGGGGCAGTAGTTACTAAAAATACACACGTAAAAAGTGGAAGTATTTATGCTGGAGTTCCTGCTAAAAAAGTAAAAGATATCTCACAAGAATTAATTGCTGGAGAAATTGACAGAATTGCAAATAATTATGTGAAATATTCTGGATGGTTTAAGGAGTAATTTTGGCAATTGATTAACTATTACAAGCTGTAACTTGCTTTATCTTTGACTGAATAATTTTAAAATAATTAATAATGAAAGCCCATAAAAAAGCAGGTCTATTTGGAGCTATACTAGTATTATTATTCTTTTGTTACGATAGCTATCACATTATTAGAATAAGTGAAGGTTTAAGTTTCGAAGAGTCTCTATTACCTGAACTTAAAATCCTGTTTTCAAATACTATTTTATTTATTGCACCTGCAGTTGTATTGTTTTTAATTGAAGATTTTAAACAAAAATATATTTTTACAGCTTGGTTGTATCCAATTATACTTGGGTTGGGCTTAGTAAATGTTCTAATTTCTAATGATGCATTAGCAGCTGGATTGCCAATGGTTCTTTTAGTTTTTCCTGCCTGTGTAATCTTAGCAGTCTTGTATTTTTTCTTGAGAGAAAAAAAATAATACAATTTCTGCATTAAAATTACCATAATAAAACACGCTTTTTTTCTCTTTAATTTGCCTAAATTACTTCCTGAATCTCCGTAAATTAAGTGTGAGCCTGATATATTTGTTAAAATAAAACCCGATTTTCAATTAAGAAATCGGGTTTTTATCAATAAATTAATCAACCAAAGCTAAAATTATTTTCTTCTGTTTCTTTTTTTTGCATTTTTTCGAACTTCTCAAACTGTTCTTTGTTTAAGATTTCTTTCATACTATTTCTTGTAGCAATTTGGTTGTCTAACATTTTGCTTTTTA from the Polaribacter cellanae genome contains:
- a CDS encoding gamma carbonic anhydrase family protein — protein: MPIIKPINGKAPQIPEDCFVAENATILGEVLLGKECSIWYNAVIRGDVHYIKIGNKVNIQDGAVIHATYKKSPTTIGNNVSIGHNAIVHGCTIHDNVLVGMGSIIMDDCIVESNSIIAAGAVVTKNTHVKSGSIYAGVPAKKVKDISQELIAGEIDRIANNYVKYSGWFKE